One window of Candidatus Nitrospira kreftii genomic DNA carries:
- a CDS encoding hypothetical protein (conserved exported protein of unknown function): MIHNKMLYRGIVLIALLGASSLHAGPIDSPGHPHEDKAQLVHEANHEVDQAWEVYHRAALGGTVASPALQAEIEQHLHEARTLVTQAQEAADRGDERQVEELCKQVRLHTAQAIKGSKEQKR; the protein is encoded by the coding sequence GATTGTCCTCATCGCCCTCCTGGGAGCCTCATCCCTCCACGCAGGGCCCATCGATTCACCCGGGCACCCGCATGAGGATAAGGCCCAGCTGGTCCATGAAGCCAATCATGAAGTGGACCAGGCATGGGAGGTCTACCACCGGGCAGCATTGGGAGGAACAGTGGCCTCGCCTGCCCTTCAGGCGGAAATCGAGCAGCACCTGCACGAAGCCAGAACCCTCGTGACCCAGGCGCAAGAGGCAGCCGATCGGGGGGACGAGCGCCAGGTGGAGGAACTATGCAAGCAAGTGAGACTCCATACCGCCCAAGCCATTAAGGGTAGCAAGGAGCAGAAGAGATGA
- a CDS encoding hypothetical protein (conserved protein of unknown function), producing MITGLWPRSTQFNRMTMVVITVLALMQSLPGEALPETKEPDPVPMVTIPAGEFLMGNPEGKGRDDERPQRSVYLDEFAIDQVEVTNERYMAFVKSIGHRAPPNPYGTGSLQSIKGIEQLPVVQTTWYDAKAYCSWAKKRLPTEAEWEKAARGTDGRLYPWGNEPPTAKRANFDREWEDEKTLHAVGSLPDGDSPYGVKDMTGNVREWVSDWYDAEYYQHAPNRNPQGPDKKGVVRSIRGGSWHSPASDITASARGRGGFALQTHGTGFRCVRGLEAATRQK from the coding sequence ATGATCACTGGTCTGTGGCCCAGATCAACTCAGTTCAACAGAATGACGATGGTCGTTATCACGGTCCTTGCGCTCATGCAGTCGCTTCCCGGGGAAGCGTTGCCTGAAACGAAGGAGCCTGACCCGGTGCCGATGGTCACGATTCCGGCCGGCGAATTTCTGATGGGCAATCCAGAAGGAAAAGGCCGGGACGACGAACGACCGCAGCGATCTGTCTACCTCGACGAGTTTGCGATCGATCAAGTCGAAGTGACGAACGAGCGGTATATGGCCTTTGTAAAATCCATTGGCCATCGCGCACCACCCAATCCCTATGGCACCGGGAGCCTCCAATCCATTAAGGGCATTGAGCAACTCCCGGTGGTCCAGACGACTTGGTACGACGCCAAGGCCTATTGTAGTTGGGCGAAGAAACGGCTGCCGACGGAAGCAGAGTGGGAGAAGGCTGCTCGTGGGACCGACGGTCGGCTCTACCCCTGGGGAAATGAACCGCCCACGGCGAAGCGGGCGAACTTTGATCGGGAGTGGGAGGATGAGAAGACCCTGCACGCTGTCGGATCGCTTCCCGATGGAGATTCACCCTACGGGGTAAAGGATATGACCGGCAACGTCAGGGAGTGGGTCTCCGATTGGTACGACGCGGAATACTACCAACATGCGCCCAATCGGAATCCACAAGGTCCCGACAAAAAGGGCGTGGTTCGGTCGATTCGTGGTGGCTCCTGGCATAGTCCGGCATCGGATATCACCGCATCGGCGCGTGGTCGTGGCGGGTTCGCCTTGCAGACTCATGGAACAGGGTTTCGCTGTGTCCGTGGTCTTGAGGCAGCCACCCGGCAGAAGTAA
- a CDS encoding hypothetical protein (conserved protein of unknown function), with product MNIVVTGGTGFIGGALCRSLTGEGHRVSILTRRPGQISRQTDVRINSVPWNAQDTGPWEQVLEGADAVINLAGAPIAEARWTDARKQLITDSRVLTTRLLVRAMSRHASKPATFISASGIGYYGASDDRRLDEGAARGQGFLADLCLAWEAEALRAAEFGTRVVILRTGMVLEADGGALAKMLLPFRLFTGGPIMPGTQWVSWIHRRDHIGLIQWALANSTISGPLNAVAPEAVTMRDFSLRLGRALHRPSWFPVPEFLLKLALGELGSLMTTGQRVTPRKALEAGYAFHHATLDSALQAIFPETAVIRRAA from the coding sequence ATGAATATCGTGGTGACCGGGGGAACGGGATTCATCGGCGGCGCGTTGTGCCGTTCGCTGACAGGTGAGGGCCATAGAGTAAGCATCCTGACGAGACGGCCAGGACAGATTTCCCGTCAGACGGACGTACGCATCAACTCGGTGCCCTGGAACGCGCAAGACACCGGGCCCTGGGAGCAAGTTCTTGAGGGGGCAGATGCCGTCATCAATCTCGCTGGTGCGCCGATCGCCGAGGCACGCTGGACCGACGCACGCAAGCAACTCATCACCGACAGTCGCGTACTCACCACCCGCTTACTGGTCAGAGCCATGTCACGGCATGCTTCTAAACCAGCAACGTTCATCAGCGCGTCCGGTATCGGTTATTACGGCGCGAGCGACGATCGCCGTCTGGATGAAGGAGCGGCGCGCGGCCAGGGCTTCTTAGCCGATTTATGCCTCGCATGGGAAGCCGAGGCCCTTCGAGCTGCGGAGTTCGGCACGCGTGTCGTCATCTTACGAACCGGGATGGTCCTGGAAGCAGATGGTGGTGCATTGGCCAAAATGCTGTTGCCCTTCAGACTGTTCACAGGCGGTCCGATCATGCCGGGAACACAGTGGGTGTCCTGGATTCACCGACGTGACCACATCGGTCTCATTCAATGGGCACTAGCCAACAGCACTATTTCTGGGCCACTCAATGCGGTCGCCCCGGAAGCGGTCACCATGAGGGATTTTTCCTTGAGGCTCGGTCGTGCATTGCATAGACCATCGTGGTTCCCCGTGCCGGAATTCCTCTTGAAGCTGGCCCTGGGAGAATTGGGATCGTTGATGACCACGGGCCAACGAGTGACTCCAAGAAAAGCCCTCGAGGCCGGCTATGCGTTTCACCATGCGACGCTGGACTCCGCTCTCCAGGCGATCTTTCCTGAAACGGCAGTGATCCGCCGAGCGGCGTGA
- a CDS encoding hypothetical protein (conserved protein of unknown function), with translation MNAKQINGMVPSGMFFIFALLGLTIGVGEPSHAAGNDNQPTFTVGDRLPDATLIGFHGKSVRLTDTQSRVKLISIVPQLNTPVCDEQTHHFSEQNAGLDRTVEIITLSTNPSDDQAAFAKKARISNITFLSDAPSFEFGKRTGLLLPKHSILHRAVIVADADNIIRYVQVVPMGDLPDFNAAYDAARKLAAAR, from the coding sequence ATGAATGCAAAACAGATCAACGGAATGGTTCCAAGTGGGATGTTCTTCATCTTCGCCCTTCTCGGACTAACCATAGGAGTTGGTGAACCGTCTCATGCGGCGGGAAATGACAACCAGCCGACCTTTACAGTTGGGGATCGACTGCCGGATGCGACACTGATCGGATTCCATGGAAAGTCCGTCCGACTGACGGATACGCAGAGCCGAGTCAAGTTGATCAGCATCGTGCCCCAGCTCAATACCCCGGTTTGTGATGAGCAGACTCATCATTTCAGCGAGCAAAACGCCGGGCTCGATCGAACGGTTGAGATCATAACCCTCAGCACAAATCCGTCGGACGACCAGGCCGCCTTCGCCAAAAAGGCTCGCATCTCGAACATCACGTTCCTTTCCGATGCTCCCTCATTTGAGTTTGGGAAGCGCACCGGCCTGCTGCTTCCGAAGCACAGCATCCTGCATCGCGCGGTTATCGTCGCAGATGCTGACAACATCATCCGCTATGTGCAAGTGGTTCCAATGGGAGATTTACCAGACTTCAACGCCGCGTACGATGCGGCGCGTAAACTCGCTGCGGCGAGATAA
- a CDS encoding hypothetical protein (conserved membrane protein of unknown function) has product MTAVLNYLHLLATGVLIGKVVLLSFVVAPILARTLEREPFGQVARQLFPTYYALGLGAAGLGLIALCGILMIRGLSPTLVLAWSIWMVVLVAESYCRTPLTSQSNAMRDRLKEQETRGGVDPTLQESWNQLHQRSIYLNSLVLVAGLCLLGVAGHV; this is encoded by the coding sequence ATGACTGCTGTTCTGAACTACCTCCATCTTCTAGCAACCGGAGTCTTGATCGGAAAGGTTGTACTCCTATCCTTTGTCGTGGCGCCTATCCTCGCAAGAACGTTGGAGCGGGAACCTTTCGGTCAAGTGGCCCGACAATTATTTCCAACCTACTATGCGTTGGGCTTGGGCGCAGCAGGCCTTGGGTTAATTGCTCTGTGCGGGATCCTGATGATCCGGGGATTGTCCCCGACTCTGGTGTTGGCCTGGAGCATCTGGATGGTTGTTCTGGTCGCCGAGTCTTACTGTCGAACGCCATTGACCTCGCAAAGCAATGCGATGAGAGATCGTCTGAAGGAGCAGGAGACTCGAGGTGGGGTAGATCCCACGCTTCAGGAATCGTGGAACCAATTGCACCAGCGGTCGATCTACTTGAATTCGCTCGTGCTGGTCGCGGGACTTTGCTTACTTGGAGTGGCAGGTCATGTGTAG
- a CDS encoding hypothetical protein (conserved exported protein of unknown function) — MRIRGFHIAAGLIMGLLIAGSAMADQHKSQVPYGHRDDTTLPNGVIGISLQVGAERIGDPAILYVGMVHPEGPAHKAGLRHGDEVVSVDGTPVTGKAYEQVVKMIRGEEGTVVKLGVKDEKGLHELSVERVAGDKLPKGPAGSHGNQER, encoded by the coding sequence ATGCGAATTCGTGGCTTCCATATTGCGGCAGGATTAATCATGGGCCTTCTCATCGCCGGTTCAGCCATGGCTGACCAGCACAAAAGCCAGGTTCCTTATGGGCATCGAGACGACACGACACTCCCTAACGGTGTCATCGGCATTTCCCTTCAGGTAGGAGCCGAGCGGATCGGCGATCCAGCCATCCTGTATGTCGGCATGGTCCATCCCGAAGGACCGGCCCACAAGGCAGGACTTCGGCATGGGGATGAAGTCGTGAGTGTGGATGGTACTCCCGTGACGGGAAAGGCTTACGAGCAGGTCGTCAAGATGATCCGAGGGGAAGAGGGAACCGTTGTGAAACTTGGCGTGAAGGACGAGAAAGGCCTTCATGAACTCTCCGTGGAGCGCGTAGCAGGCGACAAACTCCCAAAAGGGCCGGCGGGATCTCATGGAAATCAGGAGCGGTAA
- a CDS encoding Deoxyribodipyrimidine photo-lyase yields MRGIVWFRRDLRLHDQPALTAACQECDEVVPLFVFDEPLLRSHEFGSACVNFMLGCLDELQASLAALGLTLQWRRGEPVEQIVQMATDWKADVVYWNRDYEPGAIERDRLAHQRLAKLGVAVRTFKDHVVFEASEVRGATGEPLQRYSAYRARWWTKWHATTPAVQPIPTTLAKKKAAPLPLSRPLPTAGELGYESIVLAFEPGEQNALKRLRWFMKGPLHSYAQGRNLPAIDGSSTLSPHFRFGTLSPRVAIHAVLNSLTKGGPVSRTDVLTWVDELIWRDFFQQVLTGFPHVAKGPFKAVPVPPSRAAGRERDQLFRAWCEGKTGYPIVDAGMRQLDHTGWMHNRVRMVVASFLIKDLRIDWQSGERYFMQHLIDADVAANNGNWQWCASTGTDSMPGYRIFNPALQSKKFDPDGTYIRRYIPELARVSAKRIHEPHLMTADEQERAGCRIGTDYPSPVVDHHLARQEYLNLGKQEATR; encoded by the coding sequence ATGCGTGGGATCGTTTGGTTTAGGCGCGATCTTCGATTGCATGACCAGCCGGCACTCACAGCTGCCTGCCAAGAATGCGACGAGGTCGTTCCGCTGTTTGTGTTCGATGAGCCACTGCTGCGGTCGCATGAGTTCGGATCAGCTTGCGTAAACTTTATGCTGGGATGCTTGGATGAGCTCCAAGCATCCCTCGCCGCCCTCGGACTCACTCTGCAGTGGCGACGCGGTGAGCCAGTTGAACAAATTGTTCAAATGGCAACCGATTGGAAGGCCGACGTAGTCTATTGGAATCGCGACTACGAACCGGGCGCGATAGAGAGGGACCGCCTGGCTCACCAGCGTTTGGCAAAGCTCGGAGTGGCAGTGCGAACGTTCAAAGATCATGTTGTGTTTGAAGCGTCTGAAGTGCGGGGAGCAACCGGGGAACCGTTACAACGATACAGCGCGTATCGCGCACGCTGGTGGACCAAATGGCATGCAACAACCCCAGCAGTTCAACCGATCCCAACCACCCTTGCAAAAAAGAAAGCCGCACCGCTGCCACTCTCTCGTCCTCTTCCCACCGCCGGTGAGCTAGGGTACGAATCCATCGTCTTGGCGTTTGAGCCTGGCGAGCAGAACGCCCTGAAGCGATTGCGCTGGTTCATGAAAGGACCGCTTCATTCTTATGCGCAAGGTAGAAACCTGCCGGCGATCGATGGCAGCTCAACACTTTCCCCGCACTTCCGGTTCGGCACACTGTCGCCGCGCGTGGCCATTCACGCAGTGTTGAATTCACTGACCAAAGGCGGGCCAGTATCCCGGACTGATGTCTTGACCTGGGTCGATGAGTTGATCTGGCGTGACTTCTTCCAACAAGTCCTCACGGGGTTCCCACATGTCGCGAAAGGGCCATTTAAAGCGGTTCCCGTACCACCATCACGAGCGGCGGGGCGTGAGCGGGATCAATTGTTTCGAGCCTGGTGTGAAGGAAAGACCGGCTATCCGATCGTGGATGCAGGCATGAGGCAACTCGACCACACAGGATGGATGCATAACCGTGTTCGAATGGTCGTCGCATCATTCCTGATCAAAGATCTTCGGATCGATTGGCAGAGCGGCGAACGGTATTTCATGCAGCACCTGATCGATGCTGATGTGGCGGCAAACAACGGTAATTGGCAGTGGTGTGCGTCAACCGGCACCGATAGTATGCCCGGGTATCGGATCTTTAACCCTGCGCTTCAGAGTAAAAAGTTCGACCCGGACGGAACCTACATTCGCCGGTATATTCCTGAACTGGCCCGTGTATCGGCGAAGAGGATTCATGAGCCCCATCTCATGACCGCAGATGAGCAAGAACGGGCCGGATGCCGAATCGGGACCGATTATCCGTCACCGGTTGTGGACCATCACCTCGCCCGTCAGGAATATCTCAACCTCGGGAAGCAGGAGGCAACGAGATGA